A genomic stretch from Tribolium castaneum strain GA2 chromosome 6, icTriCast1.1, whole genome shotgun sequence includes:
- the PGS1 gene encoding CDP-diacylglycerol--glycerol-3-phosphate 3-phosphatidyltransferase, mitochondrial, protein MFRRVFNSLLETTAQTEVVYPSPFTKPETIPFGWLSSVAPCFPIKASNIRILSEPPHFYNVLKEGCASATRRIVLVSLYLGTGNLEKNLVKAVLDNENFQKGGLSVSVLLDYMRGSRFEVNSRTVLRPLLQKNGNCTVSLYHTPVLRGLLKKVTPHRWNELYGLQHMKLYIFDDTLVISGANLSNDYFTNRQDRYFVIKDKRLCDFYCGLVKRVQKFSLTLDKNNNVGLDEEWTHLPYKGSKNDFIEEAGDIVDSYITETKDERNIHKEDGFDTWIFPLVQMGQLGITQDSDTTTRLLSEAPQDSILCISTGYFNLTSQYMTTLINQTSATCKILMAHPKANGFLGAKGPAGGIPYAYSLIAHKFRNEFEKLDQQYRIDLFEYLRDKWTYHGKGLWYYAPKDNNPSLTLIGSPNFGERSVRRDLETQLAVVTENPVLKKELHEECQRLYGFGRPAETERAVPTWVHAFVFFFRNFF, encoded by the exons ATGTTCCGACGTGTCTTTAATAGCCTCCTGGAGACAACCGCACAAACCGAGGTTGTCTACCCGAGCCCATTCACTAAGCCTGAGACTATACCGTTCGGGTGGCTCTCAAGTGTGGCCCCCTGCTTCCCTATCAAAGCCAGTAATATTAGGATTTTATCGGAGCCCCCACACTTTTATAATGTTTTAAAAGAGGGTTGCGCTTCAGCGACGAGACGTATAGTATTGGTCAGTCTCTATTTGGGGACTGGTAACTTGGAGAAAAACCTAGTCAAGGCTGTTTTGGATAATGAGAATTTCCAAAAAGGGGGCCTTAGTGTTAGTGTCTTGTTGGATTATATGAGGGGGAGTAGGTTTGAGGTAAATTCTCGAACTGTCTTAAGGCCCCTCTTACAAAAAAACGGTAATTGTACCGTTTCGTTGTACCACACTCCAGTCTTGAGGGGGCTCCTAAAGAAAGTGACTCCACATAGGTGGAACGAACTGTACGGCTTGCAACACATGAAGCTGTACATTTTTGATGATACGCTTGTCATTAGTGGGGCTAACTTATCAAATGATTATTTTACGAATAGGCAAGACcgttattttgtaattaaagaTAAAAGGTTGTGTGATTTTTACTGCGGTCTAGTTAAAAGAgtacaaaaatttagcttaACTTTAgataagaataataatgtaGGTCTGGACGAGGAATGGACACACTTACCGTACAAGGGCAGCAAAAACGACTTCATCGAGGAGGCTGGGGACATCGTTGACAGCTACATAACTGAAACAAAAGACGAACGTAACATACACAAAGAGGACGGGTTTG acacttGGATCTTCCCCTTGGTGCAAATGGGTCAACTCGGCATCACGCAAGACTCCGACACCACTACTCGCCTCCTCTCGGAAGCCCCCCAAGACTCCATCTTGTGCATTTCTACCGGTTACTTCAACCTCACTTCCCAATACATGACCacgttaataaatcaaacctcGGCCACGTGTAAAATCCTCATGGCGCACCCCAAAGCTAACGGTTTTCTGGGGGCCAAAGGCCCAGCCGGGGGAATCCCCTACGCCTATTCCCTCATCGCTCACAAGTTTCGAAACGAATTCGAAAAACTGGACCAACAATACCGAATCGACCTCTTTGAGTATTTGAGGGACAAATGGACGTACCACGGCAAGGGGCTGTGGTACTACGCCCCCAAAGACAACAACCCGAGTTTGACTCTAATTGGGTCCCCGAATTTCGGCGAAAGGTCGGTGCGACGCGACCTCGAAACGCAACTAGCCGTTGTTACCGAAAATCCAGTATTGAAAAAAGAGTTACATGAAGAGTGCCAAAGATTGTACGGGTTTGGGAGGCCCGCTGAGACGGAGAGGGCTGTGCCCACGTGGGTGCATGCCTTTGTGTTTTTCttcaggaattttttttaa
- the LOC103313989 gene encoding RE1-silencing transcription factor: MNQCPSCSFESQCETILVNHISSNHESLALLAEITVDNKSSICFCINCSPKILQIEETDIVTLPEMSKNEIKEELFPDDFATEDTILVDPFKFEPNKWFTCNQCPYKCKERSKLTRHNSLKHLNEKEIVWYTCDQCPYQTKQKSTLKNHYKHRHLPPDEIKWFQCQHCVYKTKTKSCLAYHQFQHASPENIQWFKCNHCDYKAKTRSRLNKHVSELHSPPGDIKWLKCEHCLMYVTRRNSSLKLHIKRKHSGVVT, from the coding sequence ATGAATCAGTGCCCCTCTTGCTCCTTCGAGTCTCAATGTGAGACAATCCTGGTCAACCACATAAGCTCAAACCACGAAAGTCTCGCACTTTTGGCCGAAATAACCGTCGACAATAAATCGTCAATATGTTTTTGTATTAACTGTTCCCCGAAAATCCTCCAAATTGAAGAAACCGACATTGTCACACTTCCAGAAATGAgcaaaaacgaaattaaagaAGAACTGTTCCCCGACGATTTCGCAACCGAAGACACAATTCTAGTCGACCCTTTCAAATTCGAACCAAACAAGTGGTTCACGTGCAACCAATGCCCGTACAAGTGCAAAGAACGCTCGAAATTAACCAGACACAACTCCCTCAAACACCTCAACGAAAAAGAAATCGTGTGGTACACCTGCGACCAGTGCCCCTATCAGACCAAGCAGAAGAGCACCCTGAAAAACCACTACAAGCACCGGCACCTGCCCCCCGACGAGATCAAGTGGTTTCAGTGCCAGCACTGCGTTTACAAAACCAAAACCAAGTCGTGCTTGGCCTACCACCAATTTCAGCACGCCAGTCCTGAAAATATTCAGTGGTTCAAATGTAACCACTGCGACTACAAGGCCAAGACAAGAAGCCGCCTGAATAAACACGTTTCAGAGCTGCATAGTCCTCCAGGGGACATCAAATGGCTGAAATGTGAACATTGCCTAATGTACGTCACGAGGAGGAATTCGTCTTTGAAGCTACACATCAAGCGCAAACATTCGGGCGTTGTGACTTAA
- the LOC100142343 gene encoding alaserpin encodes MNLLTFVILVTAALADQSALQEFISSTNKFAASVYKELNSGGNVLVSPLSAELILALAQAGAKNATKEELRQGAHLPPSEPTLREGVGQVFALLQNPDYVLRTVNKIYVAEKCPINSDFKILAQKTYNATLENIDFASKDKAVAGINHWVEQETDSKIRNLVNGEDLGNKTVTLLVNTLRFRANWSTPFHFLETRPSVFYTKDNTTLVDMMHIWSEEFEFYENFDLNATFLVLSLEGQNVTLTVVLAQSIDLLEAQMGAVLESPQETQRDIFNVALPKFKLESRIDLKQVLKNLGVRRAFEDGEADFSLIAGRKGELFISDIVQKTFIEVDEDGIEAAAATFIVKLINRNGNNAREFRVDRPFVFFVKVNDLVVFVGKVVVPT; translated from the exons ATGAACCTTCTTACGTTCGTTATTCTTGTGACCGCAGCCTTGGCCGACCAGTCGGCCTTGCAAGAGTTTATTAGCAGTACCAACAAATTCGCTGCTTCTGTTTACAAA GAGCTCAACAGTGGCGGAAATGTTCTGGTAAGTCCGCTTTCAGCCGAACTGATCCTGGCCTTGGCCCAAGCTGGCGCCAAAAACGCAACCAAAGAGGAGCTCCGTCAAGGGGCACATTTGCCCCCAAGTGAGCCAACACTCCGAGAGGGAGTTGGCCAAGTGTTCGCACTTTTGCAAAACCCTGACTACGTTTTACGAacagttaataaaatatacgTGGCGGAAAAATGTCCAATCAAtagtgattttaaaattttggcccAAAAAACCTACAACGCCACTCTGGAAAACATTGATTTCGCTAGTAAAGATAAAGCGGTGGCGGGAATTAACCACTGGGTGGAGCAAGAAACCGACTCCAAAATCCGAAATTTGGTAAATGGGGAGGATTTGGGCAACAAAACTGTGACCCTTCTGGTGAACACTCTCCGATTTAGGGCCAACTGGAGCACGCCCTTCCATTTCCTGGAAACCCGCCCTTCGGTGTTTTACACCAAGGATAACACAACACTAGTGGACATGATGCACATCTGGTCCGAAGAATTCGAATTTTACGAAAACTTCGACCTAAATGCCACTTTCTTGGTGCTTTCCCTTGAAGGGCAAAATGTTACCCTAACCGTGGTTTTGGCCCAATCAATTGACCTTCTGGAAGCCCAAATGGGGGCAGTTTTGGAAAGCCCACAAGAAACCCAACGGGATATTTTCAACGTGGCGCTCCCGAAATTTAAACTGGAGTCACGAATCGACTTGAAgcaagttttgaaaaat TTAGGTGTGAGGAGGGCTTTTGAGGATGGCGAAGCTGATTTTAGTTTAATAGCTGGGCGAAAAGGTGAGTTGTTTATCAGTGATATCGTCCAGAAGACGTTTATTGAAGTGGATGAGGATGGGATTGAGGCCGCAGCTGCCACTTTTATCG tgAAATTGATAAATCGGAATGGTAACAACGCCAGGGAGTTTAGAGTGGACCGTccgtttgtattttttgtcaaagtgAATGATTTGGTTGTTTTTGTAGGCAAAGTTGTAGTACcgacttga